The following DNA comes from Deinococcus sp. NW-56.
TCCTCCTGGCCCACGCCGACTTTGAAGACACTGTGCTGGGGTTTTGCCAGACCGACGGCCGGAAAGAAATCGTGCTGGGGCGTGTGCGGCAGATGGCGAATCTGTAGAGGGATGCCTGCGCCCTGGTCGCCGCACCCCGAGCTGGCCAAGACACACAGCACGGTCCCGCGTCCTGACAGGTCCAACATGGACCATGCGCCACGTTCAGCATCGCCAGAGAGATCGTTCCGTTGTCTTCGGCCTCAACCTGATTGCGGCAACCGGGTTTACTGAAATTGAACAGAGGGCCTCTACCGTGAGGGTATGGAGTTCTTCAGGATGGGCTGGAACTGGAAGATGCTGGTTGGGGTCGCCATGATCGCCGGGGCGCTGTACTTCTCTGTGTCACCCGGCACGTTGCCCTTCCTGTTGGTTGGCATGTGCCTGCTCCCGGTGGTGTCGATGCGGCTTCTCCCTCACGGCCACCGATCTGCGCAGCCCGAGCTTGCTCTGGCGTACGTTCCCGTGAAACCCGCTCCGCGGACGTGGTGGCACGGCCAGAACCAAGCTGACGAATATAGCGCTGGTTGGGTAACAGAGCTTTGGGAGGAGCACCAGGTGAAACCGTCTCGGGGCCGCGGCGTGCCTGACTGCCGGCGACCACGCCCCGAGAGTTTCCCTGGACGGTGGGCGAAGCGGCGAGTAGCCCCACTCCGGCCCCTGCACTGCCGAGGGAAGTGGCCCAGCGTCCTGGGAGGAGAGGGAGGGAGAACGTGGCAGCAGGAAGAACCTGGGGGCTGACAGCGGGAGTGGCGGCTGCCGTCGGCGCGCTGACCCTCATCTGGCCGACCATCGCCCCGACCCTGCGGGACATGGCCCTCGACCTATACCGGCTGGGTGGCACGCTGAACGCGGTCCTGGCGGGTCCAGTGAGCGCCCTGCGTGCCCGGACTGGAGTTTCGCTGCTCACCCCATTTCTGCTGGGCCTGCTGGCGGCCACTGCTCCCTGCCAGTTGTCCACCGGCGTGGCGACGCTCGCGTATGTGGCCCGAGATGGCCATGCAGGCGGGGCCTGGCCGCGAAGTTTAGCCTTCCTGTTGGCCCGCATGCTGGTGTACCTCGCGCTTGGTGCCGTGGCCGTGTTTGCCTTTGGCGGCACCCTGACGGCGTCTGGAGACTTCTTTACGGGTGTGCGGCGGGTGCTGGGCCCGCTGATGTTCTCCTTGGGACTGGTGATGGTCGGAGTGTTTCGCCCCCGTTTTACGGTGGGGATGGGACTCGCTGAGCGGTTCGAGGTGCGGGCGCGCCTGCGGCGGGACACCCTCGGCGCGTTCGCCCTGGGCCTGGCCTTCAGTCTGGCGTTTTGCCCGACCCTCTTCCTCCTCTACTTCGGGCTGACGCTCCCCTTGGCGGTGACGGCCCCGGTGGGTGCGCTCTATCCAGTGGCGTTCGTGCTGGGCATGATGCTTCCGCTGCTGCTGTTGGTCGCCATGCTACCGGCTGGGAGGACCGAGGCGCGCCGCACGTACCTGGGGCACCTCCGGCAGGCCCACCGATTGGCCACGCCCCTCGCCGGTGCCGCGTTCCTCCTCACCGGGTTGCTGGACACCTTCATCTACTGGTTGTTGTGAGGCGGGGCAGATGGTGAGGGCACCAGGTGCGCCAGAAGCGCTGCAGTTCAGCGTCCGGGGATGGGGGTCCGTCAGGGAAGCTGCGTCTGCTCGCAAAAGGACTAGTACAGCGTTCATTTAATACGAATGGCTTCGTAGTGCCGTCCTAGCGTCCGGCGGGCGACCTGGGTGGAGAACTGCCAGTTGAGGGTGACGCCCGCGCGTGAACGCGCTGCCACCCAAGCCTCGACTTCCGACCGAAGCCGTTCCAGCACTGGAATACGCCGGTTCAAGCACTGCCGCTGAAGGGCACTGAATTCCAGTTCTGCCATGTTCAGCCACGAGGCATGTTTGGGCGTGTAGACCCACTCGAAGCGGCCCACCAACCGGTGGGCCGCCTGTGGCGACATGAACTTGTAGAAACTGCCGCCGTGATGCGTATTGAGGTGGTCCTGAACCAGGGTGATCTGGACGGCTGCTGGATAGGCCCGTTCCAGGTTCTGCATGAAGGCGGTGTACTCCTCGGCGGTCCGTCGGGCACAGACCTGGACAAACCGTCGGCCTGTTTTCGGCTCGACGGCCAGCAACACAGCCGCGCTCCCAAAGCGCTGGTATTCGTAGTCTTGTTTGGCGACTCGCCCCGGTTCCGATGGAACCGGGGCCATGACGTCACCGATCAGGAAGCAGGGTTGCTCATCGAAGCACAACACGGGAAAACGGTCGTCGTAGGGCCGAGAGTACACGTCCAGAACGCGTTCCATCTCGCAGAGGAAATTCGCCGTCAGGTGCGCGATGCACCACTGCCTTTTGCGGTGCGGCTGGACCGCGTTTTTTTCAGAATGTAGAACACCGTCGACGGAGCGATGTGGTCGACCAAGTTCAGCTCTACAGCCTTCTCTGCCAGCAAGCGAATACTCCATTGTGCGTGACCTTCGGGCGCCTCACTGCACGCCAGCGCGGTGATGGCCGCCCGGTCTTTGCCGTCGAACTTCGCGGGTCGCCCCGTATGCGGCGCAGCGAACAGCGCCGCGTCCAGTCCCCCAGGGCAAAGCGTTTTCGGGTCGCTTGCACCATCTGGACGCTGATACCGAGGGCGTCCTTGATGGCCGAGTCCGTGACCTGTCGATGGGCCAGCAGCAGAATCCGGGCGCGGGTCATGACCCGCGCCTTGCCACTGCCCTTCATGGTCATGCCGTGCAGAGTCTGTTCTTGCTCAGCACTCAAAGTCACTGGATAGCGAAGAGGACGGCTCATACCTCACTATGACAAATTCAAAAACGCTGTACTAGTTCGATCTCACAACGAAGATTCGGACTTCCGCGTAAGGGCGGCCCCCCGCGGGGTTGCCCGAGAGATGGTGGACCCCAATGACTTTGAAGTTGCCTTGGGGCGTGGACACAAAGTCCCCAGTGGCCGGCACCTGTACGAAGGAGTGGA
Coding sequences within:
- a CDS encoding sulfite exporter TauE/SafE family protein — its product is MAAGRTWGLTAGVAAAVGALTLIWPTIAPTLRDMALDLYRLGGTLNAVLAGPVSALRARTGVSLLTPFLLGLLAATAPCQLSTGVATLAYVARDGHAGGAWPRSLAFLLARMLVYLALGAVAVFAFGGTLTASGDFFTGVRRVLGPLMFSLGLVMVGVFRPRFTVGMGLAERFEVRARLRRDTLGAFALGLAFSLAFCPTLFLLYFGLTLPLAVTAPVGALYPVAFVLGMMLPLLLLVAMLPAGRTEARRTYLGHLRQAHRLATPLAGAAFLLTGLLDTFIYWLL
- a CDS encoding IS630 family transposase, translating into MEYSLAGREGCRAELGRPHRSVDGVLHSEKNAVQPHRKRQWCIAHLTANFLCEMERVLDVYSRPYDDRFPVLCFDEQPCFLIGDVMAPVPSEPGRVAKQDYEYQRFGSAAVLLAVEPKTGRRFVQVCARRTAEEYTAFMQNLERAYPAAVQITLVQDHLNTHHGGSFYKFMSPQAAHRLVGRFEWVYTPKHASWLNMAELEFSALQRQCLNRRIPVLERLRSEVEAWVAARSRAGVTLNWQFSTQVARRTLGRHYEAIRIK